The Methanosarcina acetivorans C2A genome includes the window TTAACCATTTTCAAATTTATTTCTGTGTTTATACCTGTCATATTTACCGGTAATTCAGGACTGTTATGATAGCCTGTTGCTGAAGCAGTTAAACAATAAGTGCCTTCTTCATTGTTTACGGTGAACTGGTAAAGCCCGTCAACATCTGTAATTTGAGTACAATCCTCCTGATCATTTGATAATGTTATTACAGCACTCTGAACAGGTTGACCTGTAGCTGCATCTGTTAAGTATCCGTATACCCCGGAATAAACTGTAGCCGATTTTTTTCCATTTACGGTGAAGAAACTTACTGGACTGTTATATACCCATGAATTATGAACATCATCATGTGCACCGATTTTTATAGCATACGTCCCTGTGGAGCTTATCGGTACATTTGCAGATGTTTGTGAAGTGTTAAGACTGTATATTAAGTGAGAAGAATCGAATTGTGATGCACTGTTATATACATTGATAGAATAACTTGTTGCATTTAAATATGACCAGCTTATACTTACGTATCCGTTGACAGTTGAAATCGTACTGTCATCAGCTGGAAAAGTAACGGAAGGTATTACAGAACCATTGTAATCAGGCAAATTTCTGGTGCCATTATCTGCAACATACCCGTAATCTTCCGTACCCCTGGAGCATGAATAGGAGCTGGTTACAATATTGCCAGTTGATACAATATCCAGCCCGCCAATTCCATTATATGACGGACTGTTATAGAATATATTGTTTGAAACGGTACCGCTGCCTGAACTGGTTCCATCCGCAAGGTCTTGATAAATTGTATTTAGTCGAAGTGTCGAAAATATGTTATTATGAATATTAAGGCCTGTTACATCCCCTCCCATTACTTCTACACCAGCATTCCCGGAACCGGTATCAGTGTAGAAAGTATTTTTGTAAATTTGAACGTTTTTCGTATTATGAATTTTAATGCAAGAATTTATAAAAGTGCCCCAGCAATTATTATATATCGAAATTCCATCCCCGGCTGACCATGCATCAAAACTGTCATGCCCGGGTTTGCATACTGTATTATAAACCTGAACATTGTTCGTATTTCTACTACAGTAAATAAAGTCTCCCATACTGTATTGCATTTTTAAGTCATGAACAGCTACATTTGAACAGCCACGTAAATAAACTCCTTTTTCATACTCCCTATACCTGTTGCTTGCGGCATGCATTATGCTTAAAGACTCCCAACCGCCATCAATTAAGAAATTCGAGATTTCAATATCTGAAACACCTTCGCAATGAATAATATTTTGAGTTGCAAAATTAGAGCTCGGATTGTCGCAATAGATAACGGTTGCCCCA containing:
- a CDS encoding carboxypeptidase regulatory-like domain-containing protein; this encodes MKSKNLFISFLISICFFSTNCSGSVINVGPGTSFSPAGSDDQKVINAAIESANSGDTVQLASTTFHISSPIIMKSGVTLNGNGIGATVIYCDNPSSNFATQNIIHCEGVSDIEISNFLIDGGWESLSIMHAASNRYREYEKGVYLRGCSNVAVHDLKMQYSMGDFIYCSRNTNNVQVYNTVCKPGHDSFDAWSAGDGISIYNNCWGTFINSCIKIHNTKNVQIYKNTFYTDTGSGNAGVEVMGGDVTGLNIHNNIFSTLRLNTIYQDLADGTSSGSGTVSNNIFYNSPSYNGIGGLDIVSTGNIVTSSYSCSRGTEDYGYVADNGTRNLPDYNGSVIPSVTFPADDSTISTVNGYVSISWSYLNATSYSINVYNSASQFDSSHLIYSLNTSQTSANVPISSTGTYAIKIGAHDDVHNSWVYNSPVSFFTVNGKKSATVYSGVYGYLTDAATGQPVQSAVITLSNDQEDCTQITDVDGLYQFTVNNEEGTYCLTASATGYHNSPELPVNMTGINTEINLKMVKTPDYSEPHYVQLYVCTDSNKSVPGCEIRIYAPNNDLANEKPNFCAWTNNDGRATFHLIRDVTYKIVTITLDGQKYTSTLTPNLGQHIITIPSGDTAAIPPMQTVISTNCTYKPINNTAAYINASYYDSSSQSSDLIFVLGTMSEGKTFVPLGISGTNDNVSNPVGVITDSFIVTDCSGKTYTVKISAQSQTYGAVYETVNVTVPGSNVPDVGSTYMSYFCVLILIIAGLVLSKTRKAH